In a single window of the Mycolicibacterium poriferae genome:
- a CDS encoding SIR2 family protein: MPGSPETAGPAQVETEEHGAQEDQGSVVGYLRGLFLVGGVVKQLITTSDAHVARDHLSSLLQVKNLVVLLGSGASFHLGSPQTRNLTNQAVLELITTSGGEPSDVDSELLSVINPTDNGDLEQLLNGLQLAGSLAKQAGQASVSIGAGQAAKAYPKEHVESLRRSINRALAEACRLPSDKAVLEPPFDVDPFRAHRIFLSRMVRSRRSNLPRPSIFTTNYDLVIERALDELGYPYIDGFSGTVDRRLNLAYYGLDFHRVETTTQAVVARAEGALYLHKVHGSLNWRASVERDPLTGIESLEVKQSAAGNASDDLVLIYPTAAKEADSLAYPYSDLLRLLGDAVQQNDTAVLAVGYGFADPHINRLLLRSLASNPALNVFVADPKAVLSDEDLVAVTDNSDNLGRALTETGVNPKSTAIAALATAADSRIAVLTGDLGKFSELAELMPNMSTHGGVSPPAAITSLIEALERSADGAAPPLPGVDPL; encoded by the coding sequence ATGCCTGGATCGCCCGAGACGGCGGGGCCAGCCCAGGTGGAGACCGAGGAGCACGGGGCGCAGGAGGACCAGGGCAGCGTAGTTGGGTATCTTCGCGGGCTGTTTCTCGTCGGCGGTGTCGTCAAGCAGCTCATTACGACAAGTGATGCGCATGTCGCGCGCGATCATTTGAGCTCGCTCTTACAGGTGAAGAATCTTGTCGTACTCCTGGGGTCGGGGGCATCATTCCACCTTGGATCACCACAGACTCGTAATCTCACCAACCAGGCGGTGCTCGAACTGATCACAACGTCTGGCGGTGAGCCCAGTGATGTCGACTCCGAGCTCCTGAGCGTCATCAACCCCACCGACAATGGTGACCTGGAGCAGCTACTCAATGGGCTCCAATTGGCCGGCTCACTCGCAAAACAAGCCGGACAAGCCTCGGTCTCAATCGGGGCCGGACAGGCCGCCAAGGCTTATCCGAAGGAGCACGTCGAAAGTCTCCGCCGCAGTATCAACCGGGCGCTGGCAGAAGCTTGCCGTCTGCCGTCTGACAAGGCGGTACTTGAGCCGCCGTTCGACGTCGATCCGTTCCGCGCCCACCGAATTTTCCTGTCACGGATGGTGCGCAGTCGCCGGTCAAATCTCCCGCGCCCCAGCATCTTCACGACCAACTACGATCTTGTAATTGAGCGAGCTCTCGATGAACTCGGCTATCCGTACATCGACGGCTTCAGCGGCACGGTGGATCGTCGCTTGAACTTGGCCTATTACGGCTTGGACTTTCACCGAGTGGAAACGACCACGCAAGCGGTCGTCGCGAGGGCAGAGGGAGCCCTATACCTCCACAAAGTGCACGGAAGTCTCAACTGGCGCGCGTCCGTTGAGAGAGACCCACTTACGGGTATTGAATCGTTGGAAGTCAAGCAGAGCGCCGCTGGGAATGCGAGCGACGACCTCGTACTCATTTATCCAACGGCTGCCAAGGAGGCTGATTCCCTGGCCTATCCGTACTCAGATCTGCTGCGCCTACTCGGAGACGCCGTCCAACAGAACGACACTGCAGTCCTCGCAGTCGGATACGGCTTCGCCGACCCTCACATCAATAGACTCTTGTTACGCAGTCTTGCCAGTAATCCCGCGCTTAACGTCTTCGTCGCCGACCCCAAGGCGGTGCTGAGCGATGAGGATCTGGTGGCGGTGACAGACAACTCGGATAACCTCGGCAGGGCATTGACTGAAACCGGTGTGAACCCGAAATCGACGGCGATCGCCGCGCTTGCGACCGCGGCCGACTCGCGTATCGCCGTCCTCACCGGAGACCTCGGAAAGTTCTCCGAACTCGCCGAGTTGATGCCAAACATGAGCACGCACGGAGGTGTGAGTCCACCTGCGGCAATCACGAGCCTCATTGAAGCTCTTGAACGGTCAGCAGACGGCGCCGCTCCACCTCTTCCTGGGGTTGATCCCTTGTGA
- a CDS encoding M48 family metallopeptidase has protein sequence MSTANAYLSVRGIDVDVVYKDIKNLHIGVYPPMGRVRVAAPRRLDDNQVRLAVIQRLPWIKRQRAQLRSADRQSEREMVTGESHYVWGVRRRLKVVERPGRAHIEVEGDRLILYVPSNRSVEQRRTALDTWYRTQLREAIPGLISAWESKLDTRVPDWTIRRMRTKWGTCNRETRRLTFNVELAKKHPDCLEYIVVHEMMHYFERNHGERFTKLMDDAMPDWRTRRDRLNDAPLAEEQWG, from the coding sequence ATGAGTACCGCTAACGCCTATCTAAGCGTCCGTGGCATCGACGTTGATGTCGTCTATAAAGACATCAAAAACCTGCACATCGGTGTCTACCCGCCGATGGGCCGGGTGCGTGTGGCGGCGCCGCGGCGACTCGATGACAACCAAGTGCGTCTCGCTGTTATCCAACGGCTCCCGTGGATCAAGCGTCAACGTGCGCAGCTCCGCTCGGCCGACCGGCAGTCGGAGCGCGAGATGGTCACCGGAGAATCCCATTACGTGTGGGGCGTGCGCCGCCGACTCAAAGTCGTTGAACGGCCCGGTCGAGCTCACATAGAGGTAGAAGGGGATCGACTGATCCTGTATGTGCCGTCTAACCGTAGCGTCGAGCAGCGCCGCACCGCGCTCGACACCTGGTACCGGACGCAGTTGCGCGAGGCGATCCCCGGTTTGATTTCGGCCTGGGAGTCAAAGCTCGACACACGGGTGCCGGACTGGACCATCCGTCGCATGCGCACCAAGTGGGGAACCTGCAACCGCGAAACCCGGCGACTGACGTTCAATGTCGAACTCGCCAAGAAGCATCCAGATTGCTTGGAGTACATCGTCGTCCACGAGATGATGCACTACTTCGAACGCAACCACGGCGAACGGTTCACCAAGTTGATGGATGACGCGATGCCCGACTGGCGCACGCGACGGGATCGACTCAACGACGCTCCGCTCGCCGAAGAGCAGTGGGGGTGA
- a CDS encoding type I restriction endonuclease subunit R, translating into MSDVGQVERKAQKRVVALFRDELGYDYLGNWGHREGNSNVETELLVQHLRARGYDDKLINRALDQVGKAASVGAGHDLYEANKDVYGLLRYGVKVRPGVGEQTETVWLIDWKKPEANHFVVVEEVTVAGQHTKRPDVVLYVNGLAVATLELKRSKVAVSEGIRQTIGNQRSDFIRSFFSTVQYVFAGNDVEGLRYGLIDTPEKYWLEWKEPSDVADPLDRGLLQMCSKPRLLELIHDYIVFDSGVKKGPRHNQYFGVKAAQDRIARREGGIIWHTQGSGKSLTMVWLAKWIREHQPDARVLLITDRTELDEQIEKVFNGVNEQIYRTTSGADLISTLNTSTEWLICSLVHKFRAADTDSEDDEATTEFIEELHATIPKDFHAKGNIFVFVDEAHRTQSGTMHTAMKELLPEAMFIGFTGTPLLKADKATSIETFGSFIHTYKFDEAVADGVVVDLQYEARNIDQHLDSPQAVDAWFDANTQNMTDLSKAELKKRWGTMQKVLTSKSRAEKIVADILKDMAIKPRLADGRGNAMLVGSSIYQACKFYDLFVDAGFGGKCAIVTSYTPNVSDIAKEDAGAGKTEKVRQYETYRRMLADYFDEPADKAITRVEEFERDVKRQFVENPGQMRLLIVVDKLLTGFDAPSATYLYIDKKMHDHGLFQAICRVNRLDGDDKDYGYIVDYQDLFNSLESAVTDYTSGALDGYDKTDIDGLLTDRVEKGRDDLDEALETIRALVEPVAPPKNTLQYQQYFCAAEQGNAVQLKANEPKRVALYKAIAAVTRAYANLANDMIAAGYTDAETDAIKKEIAHYVDVRAEVKLGAGENVDFKQYEAGMRFLLDTYIQAGASEVVSNFEDTGLIDLIVNLGAGAIDQLPAGIKKDPEAVAETITNNMRKVIIDEHAMNPKYYDTMSELLDAIIEQRRQQAIDYQEYLAKLLDAAKKLGAKESDTVYPAWADNGARRALIDFGWPDPAMPIQVDTAILTSKPHDWVGNTMKEKVVKRAIGKVLPDNFDRLDELFDLVKARDEYR; encoded by the coding sequence ATGAGTGATGTCGGTCAGGTCGAGCGCAAAGCCCAGAAACGCGTGGTGGCGCTGTTTCGCGACGAGCTCGGTTATGACTACCTCGGAAACTGGGGTCATCGCGAAGGAAACTCGAACGTCGAGACAGAGCTGCTGGTGCAACACCTGCGTGCTCGTGGTTACGACGACAAACTGATCAACCGCGCGCTCGATCAGGTCGGAAAAGCCGCCTCGGTTGGGGCCGGTCACGACTTGTATGAGGCGAACAAGGATGTTTATGGGCTGCTGCGTTACGGCGTGAAGGTCCGCCCGGGTGTCGGTGAACAAACGGAGACTGTCTGGCTGATCGATTGGAAGAAGCCTGAAGCGAACCACTTCGTCGTTGTCGAGGAGGTCACCGTCGCGGGTCAGCACACCAAGCGGCCCGATGTGGTGCTGTACGTTAACGGCCTCGCGGTAGCTACGCTGGAGCTCAAGCGCTCTAAAGTCGCTGTCTCCGAAGGTATCCGACAAACCATTGGTAACCAGAGATCGGATTTCATCCGGTCATTTTTCTCGACGGTGCAGTACGTGTTCGCCGGCAACGACGTCGAAGGGTTGCGTTACGGCCTCATAGACACTCCGGAGAAGTACTGGCTGGAGTGGAAAGAACCATCCGACGTCGCTGATCCGCTGGACCGGGGCTTGCTGCAGATGTGCAGCAAGCCACGATTGCTGGAGTTGATCCACGACTACATCGTCTTCGACTCCGGTGTGAAGAAGGGGCCGCGGCACAACCAGTACTTCGGTGTGAAGGCAGCCCAGGATCGGATCGCCCGCCGCGAGGGCGGCATCATCTGGCACACCCAAGGCTCAGGCAAGTCGCTGACGATGGTGTGGCTGGCCAAATGGATCCGCGAACACCAGCCCGACGCACGGGTACTGCTCATCACTGACCGCACCGAACTCGATGAACAGATCGAGAAGGTGTTCAACGGTGTCAACGAGCAGATCTACCGCACTACCAGCGGAGCCGACCTGATCAGCACCCTCAACACCAGCACGGAGTGGTTGATCTGTTCACTGGTGCACAAGTTCCGCGCCGCTGATACCGACTCCGAGGACGACGAGGCGACCACCGAGTTCATCGAGGAACTCCACGCGACCATCCCTAAGGACTTCCACGCCAAGGGAAACATCTTCGTCTTCGTCGACGAAGCGCACCGCACGCAGTCCGGCACCATGCACACCGCCATGAAGGAACTGTTGCCCGAGGCGATGTTCATCGGCTTCACCGGCACACCACTGTTGAAGGCGGACAAGGCCACCAGTATCGAGACCTTCGGCTCGTTCATCCACACCTACAAGTTCGATGAGGCCGTTGCCGACGGCGTGGTTGTGGACCTGCAGTACGAGGCCCGCAATATCGACCAGCACCTCGACTCACCCCAAGCGGTGGACGCGTGGTTCGACGCGAACACCCAGAACATGACCGATCTATCGAAGGCGGAACTCAAGAAGCGCTGGGGCACCATGCAGAAGGTGCTGACCAGCAAGTCCCGCGCGGAGAAGATCGTCGCCGACATCCTCAAAGACATGGCCATCAAACCCCGGCTGGCCGACGGCCGCGGCAACGCCATGCTCGTCGGATCGTCGATCTACCAGGCCTGCAAGTTCTACGACCTGTTCGTTGACGCCGGCTTCGGGGGAAAGTGCGCCATCGTCACCAGCTACACCCCCAACGTCAGCGACATCGCCAAAGAGGACGCCGGGGCGGGCAAGACCGAGAAGGTCCGCCAGTACGAGACCTACCGAAGGATGCTCGCCGACTACTTCGATGAACCCGCCGACAAGGCGATCACCCGGGTCGAAGAATTCGAGCGAGACGTCAAACGCCAGTTTGTCGAGAACCCCGGCCAGATGCGGCTGTTGATCGTCGTGGACAAGCTGCTGACCGGCTTCGACGCGCCCAGCGCCACTTACCTGTACATCGATAAGAAGATGCACGACCACGGACTGTTCCAAGCGATCTGCCGGGTCAACCGCCTCGACGGCGACGACAAGGACTACGGCTACATCGTCGACTACCAGGACCTGTTCAACTCACTGGAATCCGCGGTCACCGACTACACCTCCGGGGCGCTCGACGGCTACGACAAGACCGACATCGACGGCCTGCTCACCGACCGCGTGGAGAAGGGACGCGACGACCTCGATGAAGCTCTGGAAACCATCCGCGCCCTCGTCGAACCTGTTGCACCGCCGAAGAACACGCTGCAATACCAGCAGTACTTCTGCGCCGCCGAGCAAGGCAACGCGGTGCAACTCAAAGCCAACGAACCCAAACGCGTCGCCCTGTACAAAGCCATCGCCGCGGTCACCCGTGCCTACGCCAACCTCGCCAACGACATGATCGCGGCCGGCTACACCGATGCCGAGACCGATGCGATCAAGAAAGAGATCGCTCACTACGTCGATGTCCGCGCCGAGGTGAAGCTCGGGGCCGGGGAGAACGTCGACTTCAAGCAGTACGAAGCCGGCATGCGGTTCCTGCTCGACACCTACATCCAGGCCGGCGCCTCCGAAGTCGTTTCCAACTTCGAGGACACGGGCCTGATCGACTTGATCGTCAACCTCGGCGCGGGAGCTATTGACCAGCTGCCGGCCGGGATCAAGAAGGACCCCGAGGCAGTCGCCGAGACGATCACGAACAACATGCGCAAGGTGATCATCGACGAGCACGCGATGAACCCGAAGTATTACGACACGATGAGCGAACTGCTCGACGCCATCATCGAACAACGCCGCCAGCAGGCCATCGATTACCAGGAATACCTGGCGAAGCTGCTCGACGCCGCCAAAAAGCTCGGCGCCAAGGAATCAGACACCGTCTACCCGGCCTGGGCAGACAACGGCGCGCGCCGCGCGTTGATCGACTTCGGCTGGCCCGACCCGGCGATGCCGATCCAGGTCGACACCGCGATCCTGACCAGCAAGCCGCACGACTGGGTCGGCAACACGATGAAGGAGAAGGTCGTCAAACGGGCGATCGGCAAGGTGTTGCCCGACAATTTCGACCGACTCGATGAACTGTTCGATCTGGTGAAGGCACGCGATGAGTACCGCTAA
- a CDS encoding restriction endonuclease subunit S has protein sequence MTISEDALHKIVAWEDRKLADDVSLISGQHVMARDVNTRGEGVAYLTGPADFPHGTINQTKFTTRPTKMCQAGDILLTVKGSGAGSLVRADQQYCISRQLMAIRPRNWDARFLYYSLQQNSASIKEASAGLIPGLSRSDILDQLLPIPSASEEQRSIAAALQDSDDLIATIERLIAKKQAIKQGMMQQLLTGRSRLPGFGSRWAPVRLGDAGGTFGGLTGKSKDDFGNGSAVFVTFMEVMAGARLRGKRLERVNVGPAERQNRVLKGDVLFNGSSETPEELALAAVVDYNPSPRTYLNSFCFGYRLKRDDQIDPTYLAHFFRSSQGRDLVSVLAQGATRYNIAKTKLLQVAPILPPIEEQRAVVSVLSDVEAEMSVLDARLSKARAIKTGMMQQLLTGRTRLPVEAAS, from the coding sequence ATGACGATCTCTGAGGATGCTCTCCATAAAATTGTTGCGTGGGAGGATCGGAAACTTGCAGATGACGTAAGCCTGATCTCGGGGCAACATGTGATGGCGCGGGATGTGAATACCCGTGGCGAAGGCGTGGCGTATCTGACCGGGCCCGCCGACTTTCCACACGGGACCATTAACCAAACCAAATTCACTACCCGACCGACAAAGATGTGCCAAGCAGGTGACATCCTGTTGACAGTCAAAGGTTCGGGTGCTGGATCCTTGGTGCGGGCTGATCAGCAGTACTGCATTAGTCGGCAATTGATGGCAATCCGTCCCCGAAATTGGGATGCACGATTTCTGTACTATTCATTGCAACAGAACTCAGCGAGTATCAAAGAAGCATCAGCGGGTCTAATCCCGGGCCTCTCGCGCTCGGATATTCTTGATCAGTTGTTGCCGATTCCATCTGCATCAGAGGAACAGCGAAGTATCGCTGCTGCGCTGCAGGATTCCGACGATCTCATTGCTACGATCGAACGTCTCATCGCCAAGAAGCAGGCGATCAAACAGGGCATGATGCAGCAGCTCCTGACCGGACGCTCCCGACTGCCCGGGTTCGGGAGTCGTTGGGCTCCGGTGCGACTTGGTGATGCGGGTGGCACCTTCGGTGGTCTGACGGGCAAAAGTAAGGATGATTTTGGAAACGGCTCTGCAGTCTTTGTGACATTCATGGAGGTGATGGCCGGAGCTCGTCTACGTGGAAAGCGGCTTGAGCGCGTGAATGTCGGTCCTGCTGAGCGTCAGAACCGCGTTCTTAAGGGCGACGTCCTCTTTAACGGCTCTTCTGAAACGCCCGAGGAGCTCGCTCTGGCCGCTGTCGTCGATTACAACCCATCGCCAAGGACGTACCTCAATAGCTTCTGTTTCGGGTATCGATTAAAAAGGGACGATCAGATTGACCCGACGTATCTTGCTCATTTCTTCCGTTCGAGCCAAGGCCGTGACTTGGTTTCAGTGCTGGCCCAGGGTGCAACCCGATACAACATCGCGAAGACCAAGCTGCTTCAAGTAGCGCCGATCCTGCCGCCGATCGAGGAGCAGCGCGCGGTCGTCAGTGTTCTCTCTGATGTCGAGGCCGAGATGTCCGTGCTTGATGCTCGCCTTTCGAAGGCCCGCGCCATTAAGACTGGCATGATGCAACAACTCCTGACAGGCCGCACGCGGCTACCCGTAGAGGCCGCGTCATGA
- a CDS encoding type I restriction-modification system subunit M, which translates to MDASQYKDYILTLLFVKYVSDKAKTDPNSLIEVPKGGSFDAMLAAKGDKEIGDRFNKIIAKLAEANDLRNVIDQADFNDEEKLGKGKEMQDRLSKLVTIFNDLDFRGSRAEGDDLLGDAYEYLMRHFATESGKSKGQFYTPAEVSRILAKVVGIGPKTRQDQTVYDPACGSGSLLLKAAAEAPRGMTIYGQEKDNATWALCKMNMILHGNEIADIAKGDTITSPHFTKGDHLRTFDYIVMNPPFSVKSWNNGLENDYGRFEYGRPPEKNGDYAFLLHALTSLRSTGKAAIILPHGVLFRGHAETTIRTRLLKQGFIKGVIGLPANLFYGTGIPACVVILDKENAQARTGVFMIDASKGFMKDGPKNRLRSQDIHKIVDTFTNQIEIERYSRMVPMSEIADPNNDYNLNIPRYIDASEPEDLQDLSAHLHGGIPDRDLDALQPYWDAFPQLRSQIFTANRPGYSDLAIDVSAVQQAIFDAPGFHKLRAEATGIVEDWFAAHRDTLAGVTADTIPNELIATISDDLLARFKPVPLLDEYNIYEQLMTYWHDTMHDDVYLIMADGWQGAARPRKAIDDKERKLTETPDLVVGSGRGASKYKMDLIPPSLMVSTYYYDRAAEIDNLTAAVEEATRAVEEYIEEHAVDDGLLAEAMDDDKITKALAAARLREAKKLRGEPAEIKTLQHLIKLYDAEAEAKKSVKELQTALDETVLSEYGNLTEDDVKTLVLDNKWHATVVRRVASEVEALTLDLVARIQQLGERYAATVSDLDAELDSLEAKVADHLAAMGVGR; encoded by the coding sequence ATGGACGCCAGCCAGTACAAGGACTACATCCTGACGCTGCTGTTCGTGAAGTACGTTTCCGACAAAGCGAAGACCGACCCGAACAGCCTCATCGAAGTGCCCAAAGGCGGCTCGTTCGACGCCATGCTCGCCGCCAAAGGCGACAAGGAAATCGGAGACCGCTTCAACAAGATCATCGCCAAACTGGCCGAAGCCAACGACCTACGCAACGTCATCGACCAGGCCGACTTCAACGACGAGGAGAAACTCGGCAAGGGCAAGGAGATGCAGGACCGCCTCTCCAAACTCGTCACCATCTTCAATGACCTAGATTTTCGCGGCTCACGCGCCGAGGGCGACGACCTGCTCGGCGACGCCTACGAATACCTGATGCGCCACTTCGCCACCGAATCCGGCAAGAGCAAGGGCCAGTTCTACACCCCGGCCGAGGTCTCCCGCATCCTCGCCAAAGTCGTCGGCATCGGGCCGAAAACCCGCCAGGACCAGACCGTCTACGACCCCGCGTGTGGTTCCGGTTCGCTGCTGCTCAAGGCGGCCGCCGAGGCCCCGCGCGGTATGACGATCTACGGCCAGGAAAAGGACAACGCCACCTGGGCGCTGTGCAAGATGAACATGATCCTGCACGGCAACGAGATCGCTGACATCGCCAAAGGCGACACCATCACCAGCCCCCACTTCACCAAGGGCGACCACCTCCGGACCTTCGATTACATCGTCATGAACCCGCCGTTTTCGGTGAAGTCCTGGAATAACGGCTTGGAAAACGACTACGGCCGATTCGAATACGGCCGCCCACCGGAGAAGAACGGCGACTACGCCTTCCTGCTGCACGCCCTCACCTCACTCAGAAGCACCGGGAAGGCGGCGATCATTCTGCCGCACGGAGTGCTGTTCCGCGGCCACGCCGAGACCACCATCCGCACCCGCCTGCTCAAACAAGGCTTCATCAAGGGCGTCATCGGTTTGCCGGCCAACCTGTTCTACGGCACCGGCATCCCAGCCTGCGTGGTCATCCTCGACAAGGAAAACGCCCAGGCACGTACCGGCGTGTTCATGATCGACGCTTCCAAAGGCTTCATGAAGGACGGCCCCAAGAACCGGCTGCGAAGCCAGGACATCCACAAAATCGTCGACACCTTCACCAACCAGATCGAGATCGAGCGCTACTCGCGCATGGTGCCGATGAGTGAGATCGCCGACCCCAACAACGACTACAACCTCAACATCCCGCGCTACATCGACGCTAGCGAACCCGAGGACCTGCAAGACCTCTCCGCCCACCTGCACGGTGGCATCCCCGACCGCGACCTCGACGCACTCCAGCCCTACTGGGACGCCTTCCCGCAACTCCGCAGCCAGATCTTCACCGCGAACCGCCCCGGCTACAGCGACCTCGCCATCGACGTTAGCGCCGTACAGCAGGCCATCTTCGATGCCCCCGGCTTCCACAAGCTGCGCGCCGAAGCCACCGGGATCGTCGAGGACTGGTTCGCCGCGCACCGCGACACCCTCGCCGGGGTCACCGCTGACACCATTCCGAACGAGCTCATCGCCACGATCAGCGACGACCTGCTCGCACGCTTCAAACCGGTACCGCTGCTCGACGAGTACAACATCTACGAACAGCTCATGACCTACTGGCACGACACCATGCACGACGACGTCTACCTCATCATGGCCGACGGCTGGCAAGGTGCCGCCAGGCCACGCAAGGCCATCGATGACAAGGAACGCAAGCTCACTGAAACCCCGGACCTCGTGGTCGGTTCCGGACGCGGCGCCTCCAAGTACAAGATGGACCTCATCCCGCCATCGCTGATGGTGTCCACCTACTACTACGACAGGGCCGCGGAGATCGACAACCTGACAGCGGCTGTGGAGGAAGCGACACGCGCGGTAGAGGAATACATCGAGGAGCACGCCGTCGATGACGGCCTCCTCGCCGAAGCGATGGACGACGACAAGATCACCAAAGCCCTCGCCGCGGCCCGCCTGCGAGAAGCAAAGAAGCTTCGAGGTGAACCCGCCGAAATCAAGACGCTGCAGCACCTGATCAAGCTGTACGACGCGGAGGCTGAAGCAAAGAAATCAGTCAAAGAACTCCAGACCGCCCTCGATGAGACAGTGCTCAGCGAATACGGAAACCTCACCGAGGACGACGTCAAGACGCTCGTACTCGACAACAAGTGGCACGCTACCGTCGTGCGACGTGTCGCCAGTGAAGTCGAAGCCCTCACACTCGACCTAGTCGCACGCATCCAGCAGCTCGGTGAACGCTACGCGGCGACGGTCTCCGACCTCGATGCTGAGCTTGACAGCCTCGAAGCGAAGGTTGCGGACCACCTCGCTGCTATGGGGGTCGGCCGATGA